CTCTAAAGATTATGTTTTAACTGCCCTGCATTCTGCCCCCAGCCAGTATCTACGGGCCGTTTATGGCAGACCTTTTACCGCCGTACGTTTATCGCTAAACCTGACGTGAGTTTGTGGGCACGTTTGTGAGCCACATTCGGAGGCAATCACAGCGAGTGTGTAGGAGCGGAGGCGGTTAACCGCACACAGCCTGCTGGCGGCGACGGTCTTTCTCCTTTGCTTTTTCAGAACATTGAAACTTCGCCGTTATAAAAAACACATTGATTGCGCCAGAAGAGGCATACCCACGGTCTGAAAAGGAAATCGCTGTCTGCTCCGTGAAATGTAAATCCGCAACCAAAACCTGCTACTGACCACCCCCATGAACGTGGTTTTCAGTGGGCAATAAAAAAGGGAGCCATCAGGCTCCCTCAGTCTCCCCAGACTATGGCTTAGTTGTTACGGATGTACTCATCCATTTCGGTTTTCAGGTTATCGGATTTAGTACCGAAAATTGCCTGCACACCGGAACCAGCAACAACCACACCCGCAGCACCCAGTTTCTTCAGGCCAGCCTGATCCACTTTCGCTACGTCAGCCACGCTGACACGCAGACGCGTGATGCACGCATCCAGGTTGGTGATGTTCTCTTTCCCGCCGAACGCCGTAACCAGAGCCGGCGCCATTTCGCTGGTAACACCAGCTTTGCTCTCTTCAGTGGTGTCTTCACGACCCGGGGTTTTCAGATCCAGCGCTTTGATCAGCACGCGGAAGATGGTGTAGTAAACCACCGCGTAGCACGCACCGATAACCGGGAACAACCACAGTTTGCTGCTGTTACCACTCAGCACGATGAAGTCAATCAGACCGTGAGAGAACGAGGTACCGTCACGCATACCCAGCAGGATACAGATCGGGAATGCCAGACCAGCCAGAATCGCGTGGATAACATACAGGATCGGCGCAACGAACATGAAGGAGAACTCGATCGGCTCGGTGATACCGGTCAGGAACGAGGTCAGCGCTGCGGAGATCATGATACCGCCCACTTTCGCGCGGTTTTCCGGTTTTGCAGAGTGCCAGATAGCGATAGCAGCAGCCGGCAGACCGTACATTTTGAACAGGAAGCCGCCAGACAGTTTACCCGCAGTCGGGTCACCCGCCATATAACGCGGGATATCGCCGTGGAACACCTGACCTGCCGCGTTGGTGAACTCGCCAATCTGCATCTGGAAAGGTACGTTCCAGATATGGTGCAGACCAAACGGCACCAGGCAACGTTCAATGAAACCGTAGATACCGAACGCCACAACCGGGTTCTGGTAAGCGGCCCACTGGGAGAAGGTCTGGATCGCAGTACCGATCGGCGGCCAAATGAAGGAGAGGATCACGCCGGTGAAAATCGCGGCCAGACCGGAGATGATCGGCACGAAACGTTTACCAGCGAAGAAGCCCAGATACTCAGGCAGCTTGATGCGATAGAAGCGGTTAAACATATACGCAGCAATCGCGCCGGAGATAATACCGCCGAGCACACCGGTATCAGCCAGGTGTTTTGCGGCAATTTCTTCAGCAGGTAAATGCAGAACCAGCGGCGCAACCACAGCCATGGTTTTCACCATGATGCCGTAGGCAACAACGGAGGCCAGCGCCGAAACGCCGTCGTTATTGGTGAAGCCAAGCGCAACACCGATAGCGAAGATCAACGGCATGTTAGCAAAAACGGAACCGCCCGCTTCGGCCATAACGTGGGAAACCACTTCTGGCAGCCAGCTGAAGTTTGCAGAACCGACGCCCAGCAGGATACCTGCGATAGGCAGTACGGATACTGGCAGCATCAGCGATTTACCGACCTTCTGCAGGTTAGCAAATGCATTCTTAAACATAATTGAGAGTGCTCCTGAGTATTAGTGCTTTTTTCTACGCTTTCACGCATTGGCGAGGGGGGAGAACCGCGCCGTGGGAAGGGCATCTAAGCGCCCTTTATTTATTACACAGAGTAAAATAAATCAGTAAAAGTTTGTTTGACGGCTATCACGTTTCAGCTAGCGCCGGTCACGAAACTCACACTGATTTACAAAAGGTGTCGGCTTTCGTATGAAAAACGACCGCCACCGCCTTTTTTATGGCGGTGAACTTTACTCCGATCGTTTATTAATTACGAGTACTAAAATAAGCTGACAGATCAGGCAGATTGCAGGCGGGATGGGTCAACATGGAACAAACGGGCAAAGTTCTGTGTCGTCTGTTGCGCAAGCTCTTCGACAGAAACGCCTTTCAGCACCGCCATATATTCCGCCACATCGCGCGTCATCGCTGGCTGGTTCTCTTTGCCGCGATGCGGCACCGGAGCGAGATAAGGCGAATCGGTTTCGACCAGTAAGCGATCGAGTGGAATGTAACGAGCGGCATCACGCAACTGCTCAGCGTTGCGGAAAGTGACGATACCAGAGAACGAGATGTAAAACCCCATATCCAGCAGCTTACCCGCCGTTTCGCGATCTTCAGTAAAGCAGTGCAACACACCGCCGCAATCCGTCACGCGCTCTTCCTGCAAAATCGCAAGCGTGTCTTCTCGCGCATCGCGCGTATGGACTATCACTGGCTTGTTCAGTTCACGGCCAATGCGGATATGGTTACGGAAGGATTCCTGCTGGCGTGGCTTCGTTTCCGGCGTATAAAAATAGTCCAGTCCGGTTTCGCCCATTGCCACAACGCCCTCTTCCGCTGCCAGTTGGCGCAGCATTTCGACGTCATACTCTTCATCCTGGTTCAATGGATGCACACCGCAGGAAAAGACCACATTCGGGCGCTCCCCCACCAGCTCACGCATTGCGCGATAACCCGGTAATGTCGTGGCCACCGCCAGACAAAACTTCACATCGCGCGCGGCAGCTTTCGCCAGCACGTCATCAACGTCTTTGTGCAAAGAGTGGTAATCAAGGCCATCGAGGTGGCAGTGCGAATCAACTAAAAACATAATCTTCTCTTACAGATGGGAGACAGGAAGCGTTACGCCTGTTTGCTGGTAACGTTCCAGCGTTAACAATAAATCAGTCAGCAGCAACTCGCGGTTAACCCCAACCACACTAAGCAACTGTTCACGACAGGTAAAAATAGCATGCAGTAGCGCGTGTAGCGTTGGCGCTTGCACCTGGCGCGCCAGCTTTTCTACCAGCGCTAAGGCATCAACATTGCTGAGCAACGTCGCGCCTTGCTGCATTTTTAATGCATCAAGCAGCAACGCAGAGAGCCACTGTAAACGCTCAGCCACTTTATCGTGGTTGAGCGTCGGAAGCATCGCCAGCCAGTCACCGTTATTCAGCGCTGCCTCTGCCGCCTGGCAAAGCGTCTGCCGTTGCGCCCAGGCATCGTCCTGAAGCAGCGCTTCTGCCGCACCAGGCGAACCGGCGCACAAACGTAGTGCGGTCAGAATCGACTCATGCGAGGCGGTAACTTCCCGTGCAAGCCAGCTGCAGGCATAGTTTTCTGCGGGAGGCGCAAGGTGGTGCAAGCGGCAGCGGCTGCGCAAGGTCGCTAATAATCTCGCCGGTTCGCGGCAGCCGAGGAAGAACCAGGTGTGCGCGGGGGGCTCTTCCAGCGTCTTCAGCAACGCGTTGGCGGCAGCGTCGGTCAATAACGCAGCATCCTGGATCCACACCACTTTCGCGCCGCCCAGCCGCGCATGTTCGTAAAGCTTTTCACTCACTTCACGCACCGCATCAATGCCCAGCGCGGATTTTCCTTTTTCCGGTGCCAGTGCATAGTAATCAGGGTGCGTTCCAGCCTGCATAAGCTGGCAGCCGCGGCAGTGACCGCAGCTTTTATGGCCTTCAGGTGTCTGACATAACAGGAAACGGCTGATGGCGTAAATCAACGCATCTTCACCCATCCCCGGCAGGGCGTGGATCAGCAACGCGTGGTGCCCACGACCGCTCTGATAACTGGCAACCAGTTGCTCAAAATCGGGACGCAGCCACGGATACCATTTCATGCGCCCTGCTCCTGCACCCAGACTGTTACCGTCTGGCGGATGTCGGCAATCACTTTATCCAGCGGTTGAGTCGCATCAACGGTGCGAATGCGTCCATCTTGCGCAGCCAGTTCAAGGTAGCGCGCGCGGGTACGATTAAAGAAATCCAGCGACTCTTGTTCAATGCGATCCAACTCGCCACGCGCACGTGCACGTTTCAGGCCGATTTCCGGCGTGACATCCAGATAGAGCGTCAAATCCGGGCGAAAATCTCCCAGTACGGCATCGCGCAGCGTGGCAAGCATGGTCTGATCAATGCCTCGTCCGCCACCCTGGTACGCCTGCGTTGAGAGGTCATGGCGATCGCCGATCACCCAGCAACCACGCGCCAGTGCGGGTTTAATGACGGTTTCTACCAGTTGAACCCGGGCTGCGTAAAACATCAGAACTTCGGCTTTATCGGTAATGACTTCATCACCAACGGAACGGATATCCAGCACCAGGCTACGCAATTTTTCTGCCAGCAGCGTACCGCCTGGTTCACGCGTAAACACCATTTCACCGACGCCAAGCTCTTTCAGCGTCTCAACGATGACATCGCGCGCCGTGGTTTTCCCTGCGCCTTCAAGCCCTTCGATAACGATGTATTTACTGCCCATTTTTTTCCTTAAGTACTTTTAGGTAGTCCTGCACTGCCCGGTTATGGCTGGCGAGATTGGTATTAAATGTATGTCCGCCTTTACCATCCGCGACGAAATAGAGATACGGCGTCTTCGCCGGATGCGCCGCCGCTTTCAGCGAGGCCTCACCGGGTGTGGCAATGGGGCCCGGCGGTAAGCCGCTAATCACATAGGTGTTATAGTCGGTCGGCGTTTCCAGATCGGCGCGCGACAGCTTACCATTATAACGCGCGCCCATCCCGTAGATAACCGTCGGATCGGTCTGCAGGCGCATCCCAATGCGCAAGCGGTTGATAAAGACGGATGCCACCTGATCGCGTTCGCTGGCGACAGCCGTCTCTTTTTCGACAATCGACGCCATGGTTACCAACTGATTCTGATCTTTATACGGTAGCCCTTCCATGCGCCCTTCCCAGGCTTGCTCCACCGCACGCGACATTTTCTGATGCGCGCGCTTGAGCAACGCAATGTCGGTCGTATTAGCGGTGTACATCCAGGTATCGGGCCAGAACCAACCTTCAACCCATTGCGGGTGTTCCAGTTTCAGCGCCTCGGCCACCGTGGCGTAATCATCATCTTTCAGTGTGTGCTTAATATATGGTGCGTCGCGCAGTTGCTTGAGGTAATCACTCAGGCGCATGCCTTCAACCAGACGCAGCGGAAACTGTGCTTCTTTCCCGCTCTCCAGTAACTGCAGCATCTCGCGCACGGTCATCTTCGGTGTAAAACGATAGGTGCCAGCTTTGAAATGTGAAAGATCAGGCTCCAGTCGCAGCAGCCACTGGAACACGCGCGGGCGATTAATTACCTTTTCGCGATACAGCAATTCACCCAACGCCACCCGACCAGTTCCGGCGGGCAGCGTGAAAATGGTTTCATCTTTAATCAGGATCTGGCTGTCCGCTAACTGGCGAACCTTCCAGACACCGGCTCCCGCTGCGATAACCAGCAAAGCCAACAGGAGGAGAACTACGCGTAACATTTTCTTCATGACGGATTTATGCGCTCACACAAGGGGGCTAAAAAGTGGTATAAATCGCGCGCTGACCAGTGCTTTTCTGCCCACTGACGGACGGGAACAACTGGCATCAACGCGTTACAAATAACGACTTCGTCGGCCAGCATCAACACATCATGCCGCGCATTGACTTCGACAACCTCAAAAGGGGAAGTTTTCAACTGGCGCAAACAATATTGACGCATAATGCCATTAACACCGGCCTGATCAACGCGCGGCGTGAAGACCTTCTTACCCTGCCGCCAGAAGATATTGGCGGCGCAGCATTCAATCAGCCAGCCTTCGCTGTCCAGTACCAGCGCTTCATCGGCAGAGGTCTGCTCAAGCCCGGTACGAATCAATACCTGCTCCAGGCGGTTAAGGTGTTTTATCCCGGCGAGCATCGGATTGCGCCCGAGGCAAATATCACTCAGCGCCAGTGTTACCCCGTCCTGCCGCCAGCGAGCGTAATGCGCAGGGCTTGCTGATACCGACACTATCCGCGTCGGCGCTTCACAGCCAGCTGCGCTATAGCCTCGTCCGCCACTGCCACGGCTGATAATAACTTTCACCACACCCTCTTCTTTTTCTCTCGCGAGGTGGGTCATTTCCCGCGCCAGTACGTCCCAGTCTAGATAAGGGATCTGGAGCCGTTTACAGGCAAGACGCAGACGCTGGAGATGCGCATCAGGAAACTGGATTTGCCCGTCAAGGATGCGCGCGGTGGTAAAACAGCCATCGCCAAATTGCGTCGCCCGATCATTGGCGGCAAGCCATTGCTGCTCTTTACCATTAATCAAGAACATAGGGGGCTCCTTATGCGTCTGGCCGGACAGTTTGGCAGGATGAAAAGCGCAGGACAAGGGGATAAACCTGAATAGAAAAGGCCCGACAAGCGGGCCTTTAGTACACAGATAAATGATCAGACTTTCTTGAAGATCAATGAGCCGTTGGTGCCACCAAAACCGAAGGAGTTACACAGGGTGTACTCCATACCGCTCACCTGGCGTGCAACATGCGGCACAAAATCCAGATCGCAACCTTCATCCGGGTTATCCAGGTTGATGGTCGGCGGAACAGCCTGATCGCGCAGGGCGAGGATCGAGTAGATAGATTCTACTGCGCCTGCCGCCCCCAATAGATGGCCGGTCATCGATTTGGTCGAGCTGACCATTACTGTGCGAGCCGCGTCGCCAAATACCGATTTCACAGCCTGCGCTTCAGCCATATCGCCCGCCGGCGTGGACGTACCGTGCGCATTAACATAGCCAATCTGGGCTGGAGTGATGCCGGCATCACGCAGGGCATTAACCATCGCCTTCGCGGCACCCGCACCGTTTTCCGGCGGAGACGTCATATGGTAAGCATCGCTGCTCATACCAAAGCCGACGATTTCAGCATAAATTTTCGCGCCGCGCTTTTTCGCATGCTCATACTCTTCCAGCATGATGATGCCAGCGCCATCGCCGAGAACAAAGCCGTCACGCTCTTTGTCCCACGGACGGCTTGCCGCCTGCGGATTGTCGTTGCGGGTAGACAGCGCGCGCGCTGCGCCAAAACCACCCACGCCTAACGGCGTACTGGCTTTTTCCGCGCCGCCTGCCAGCATTGCGTCGGCGTCGCCGTAAGCGATGATACGCGCCGCATGGCCGATGTTATGCACACCAGAGGTACACGCTGTCGCGATGGAAATACTCGGACCTTGCAGACCGAACATGATAGTCAGATGACCTGCCACCATGTTGACAATTGTTGAAGGTACGAAGAACGGGCTGATTTTACGCGGCCCACCCTTGACGAGGGAGCTGTGGTTTTCTTCGATCAGGCCGAGGCCGCCGATACCAGAACCAATCGCTGCGCCAATACGGGATGCGTTCTCTTCTGTGACTTCAAGGCCGGAATCCTGCATGGCCTGAACGCCAGCCACAATTCCATATTGAATGAAGTCGTCCATCTTGCGCTGTTCTTTGCGCGAGATGATGTCTTCACAGTTAAAATCCTTTACTAAGCCAGCAAATTTGGTTGCATAGGCGCTAGTATCGAAATGGTCGATCAGGCTGATGCCACTCTGACCGGCAAGGAGAGCTTTCCAGGTAGACTCTACGGTATTGCCGACAGGAGACAACATGCCAAGTCCGGTCACAACTACACGACGCTTAGACACGTTTGTCCTCCAGGGAGGGATAAAAAAAGAGATTCGTGGGATAACTACAGATAAAACTCAGGCGGTCGAGTGACCGCCTGGAGATGTTCACTTACGCCTGGTGACCGTTGATGTAATCAATGGCAGCCTGAACGGTGGTGATCTTCTCAGCTTCTTCGTCCGGAATCTCAGTATCAAACTCTTCTTCCAGAGCCATTACCAGCTCAACGGTGTCAAGAGAATCAGCGCCCAGGTCTTCAACGAAGGAAGCATTGTTGGTAACTTCTTCCTGCTTAACGCCCAGCTGTTCGCCGATAATTTTCTTAACGCGTTCTTCGATAGTGCTCATACTCTTAAATTTCCTATCAAAACTCGCTTTCGCGATGGTTTTCGTAGTGTATAAAATGTTGAAAAATTTGCAACTAAATCCCGGCAGTTCTTACCACGATTTTACGCTATTTTGAGGCCTTTCGCCCTAATAACGCAAATAATTTTCATCGTGGTTAAACCATATACATTCCGCCATTGACGTGCAGGGTTTCACCAGTGATGTAACCTGCCTCGTCAGAGGCTAAAAATGCAACCGCACTGGCGATTTCCTGAGCACCGCCAAGGCGACCCGCAGGAACCTGCGCCAGAATACCCGCACGCTGATCATCAGACAGCGCACGCGTCATGTCCGTTTCAATAAAACCCGGAGCAACAACGTTTACAGTAATACCGCGGGACGCAACTTCACGCGCCAGCGATTTACTGAAACCGATAAGACCCGCTTTCGCCGCAGCGTAGTTGGCCTGACCAGCATTTCCCATGGTACCAACCACAGAACCGATAGTGATAATACGCCCATGACGCTTTTTCATCATAGCGCGCATTACCGCTTTTGACAGACGGAAAACAGATGAAAGATTGGTGTCGAGAATGTCGTTCCACTCATCCTCTTTCATGCGCATCAGCAGATTGTCACGGGTGATTCCGGCATTATTTACCAGAATATCAACCTCGCCAAATTCTGCGCGAATGTTTTCCAGAACAGATTCGATTGATGCAGCATCGGTCACATTCAGCAGCAGACCTTTGCCGTTCGCACCTAAATAGTCGCTGATCGCCTGCGCGCCGCTCTCGCTGGTCGCCGTACCGATTACCTTCGCGCCACGGGCAACGAGGGTCTCAGCAATAGCGCGACCAATACCGCGGCTTGCACCGGTTACCAGTGCGATTTTTCCTTCAAAACTCATGGTCTTCCTCTTTTATTGCGCAAGTGCCTCTGACACGGCAGCTGGCTCGTTGAGCGCAGATGCAGTCAGGGTGTCAACAATACGTTTAGTCAGGCCGATGAGGACCTTACCCGGGCCAACTTCATACAGATGTTCAATGCCCTGCGATGCCATAAATTCAACGCTCTTCGTCCATTGCACGGGGCTGTACAGCTGGCGCACCAGCGCATCGCGAATCGCTTCTGGCGTCGTTTCGCACTGCACATCCACGTTATTTACAACCGGGATCTGCGGCGCGTTAAAATCGATGTTATTTAATTCAGCGGCCAGTTTTTCTGCGGCAGGCTTCATCAAAGCACAGTGCGACGGTACGCTCACCGGCAACGGCAGCGCACGTTTGGCACCTGCAGCCTTGCAAGCAGCACCTGCGCGCTCAACAGCTTCTTTATGACCGGCAATGACCACCTGGCCTGGCGAATTATAGTTCACCGGAGAGACAACTTGCCCTTGTGCAGATTCTTCACATGCTTTGGCAATAGAAGCATCATCCAGGCCGATAATAGCAGACATCGCGCCAGTACCCGCCGGCACGGCTTCCTGCATGAATTTTCCACGCAGTTCAACCAAACGAACCGCATCCGCAAACGCGATAACCCCCGCACACACTAATGCGGAGTATTCGCCCAGGCTATGCCCCGCCATCAGCGCAGGCGCTTTACCACCCTGCTGCTGCCATACTCGCCAAAGCGCGACAGAAGCGGCCAGCAGCGCCGGTTGTGTCTGCCAGGTTTTGTTCAGTTCTTCCGCCGGGCCTTGTTGCACCAGAGACCAGAGATCATAACCCAGAACAGCTGATGCCTCAGCGAATGTCTCTTCAATCACCGGATAAGCTGCAGCCATATCAGCTAACATACCGACGGTTTGGGAGCCTTGTCCCGGGAACACAAAAGCAAATTGCGTCATTTTTTTATCCTTATACTCAGAAACGAACCAGCGCCGAGCCCCAGGTGAACCCGCCACCAAACGCTTCCAGCAGGACAAGTTGTCCCGGTTTAATGCGTCCGTCGCGTACCGCTTCATCAAGCGCGCTGGGAACGGAAGCTGCTGAGGTGTTGCCATGGCGATCCAGCGTAACGACGACGCTATCCATCGACATACCGAGCTTCTTCGCTGTGGCGCTGATAATGCGCAAGTTAGCCTGATGTGGCACCAGCCAGTCCAGCTCGCTGCGCTCAAGATTATTGGCCGTCAATGTTTCATCAACAATACGCGCCAGCTCTGTCACCGCAACTTTGAATACTTCGTTACCCGCCATCGTCAGATAGATCGGGTTTTCCGGATGCACACGATCAAGATTAGGCAGCGTCAGCAGTTCACCGTAACTCCCGTCTGCGTGCATATGTGTGGAGATGATGCCTGGCTCTTCGGAAGCGCCCAGAACAACAGCGCCGGCGCCATCGCCAAACAGAATAATCGTACCGCGGTCGTCTGGATCTAATGTGCGTGCTAGTACATCAGAACCAATGACCAACGCATGTTTCACCGCACCGGATTTAACATACTGATCGGCGATGCTCAGCGCATAGGTGAAGCCCGCACAGGCAGCAGCAACGTCAAACGCTGGGCAGCCTTTGATTTCCAGCATGTTCTGGATTTGGCAAGCGGCGCTAGGGAAGGCATGCGTTGCAGAAGTGGTAGCAACAATGATCAAGCCAATCTGATCGTTATCGATGCCCGCCATCTCAAGCGCACGCTTAGCGGCTTCATAGCCCATGGTCGAAACTGTTTCGTTTGCAGCGGCAATGCGGCGCTCACGGATCCCTGTACGGCTGACAATCCACTCGTCAGAGGTTTCCACCATTTTTTCTAAATCGGCGTTTGTCCGAACCTGCTCAGGCAGATAACTGCCGGTACCAATAATCTTCGTATACATGTACGCTCAGTCACTCTTGGGTAATATACACACGCTCTGATTTTCGCCATCCGTTGCAGACGAAGACGAGTGTGCATACACAGATTCCAGGCGAGCGGTGATCCGTTGTGGAATCTGCCGCTGCACCGCCTGCACTGCCTGCTCAATTGCTACGCAAAATGCGCGCTGATTCGCCGCACCATGACTCTTAATCACAGTGCCGCGCAATCCTAACAGACAGGCGCCATTATACTGGTCGGGGTTGAGGTGACTGAATCGCCTTGTCAGGCTTTTTTGTAACCAACGCTTTAATAAAATCAGCCACCACGACCTTTTTTTTCCTTCACCCTGCGATTTCAGCAGCGAAAGAAACATTCTGACAACACCTTCCATGGTTTTTAATGTGACGTTTCCGGTAAAACCGTCACACACCAGCACATCCGTTTTGCCGGTCAATAATTCGTTCGCTTCAAGATAACCAATGTAGTTCATTGAGGACATGGAGCGTAATAATGCCGCAGCATCACGAATGCTATCGTGCCCTTTGGTTTCTTCTTCACCAATATTCAGTAGCGCCACTCTTGGGTTGGCAATACCGAGGATCTCTTCAGCCATCACCGCGCCCATCACGGCAAATTGCGCCAGCATCGTGCTGTCACAATCGACGTTTGCCCCGAGATCCAGCACAACGGTCTTGCCTTTCTGTTGATGAGGCAACACGGTCACCAGCGCCGGGCGCTCAATCCCGTCAATCGGTTTGAGCAGCATTTTCGCCAGGCCCATCAGTGCACCGGTGTTTCCCGCACTGACACAGGCCTGGGCGCGACCTTCTTTGACCAACTCCAGCGCCATGCGCATAGAGGTACCACGGCTATTACGAATAGCCTGCGCGGCGCGCGCATCACTGGCAATAACTGACTGGGCAGGAACAATAAGCAAGCGCGAGCGTTGCTCGAAATCAGCTTTGGCAAGTAATGGCGTGATAGCGTCGGGATCGCCGACTAAAAGAAGGTTGAGTTGAGAATTAGAGTTCAGTGCCTGCAAAGCTGCAGGCACTGTCACGGATGGGCCAAAATCTCCCCCCATGACATCTAACGCCAGGGTTAGACGTGTCAAGGTATCGTCGCAGCCTGGTTCGGTCTATCCCCGCTTACGCGGGGAAATCCTCACTAAGCTTCATCACGCTTGCGCGTGATTACTTAGTGATAACCTTGCGACCGCGGTAGAAACCGTCGGCGGTAATGTGGTGACGCAGGTGGGTTTCACCAGAAGTTTTGTCTACAGACAGGCTGGTGACTGCGGTCAGCGCGTCATGGGAACGACGCATGCCACGTTTGGAACGGGTTGGTTTATTCTGTTGTACGGCCATGGACCTTACTCCTTAATTACTTACGCTTTAAGCTGGCTAATACGGCAAATGGATTTGGTTTCTGCGCTTCATCAGGCAGTTCCCCAAAGACCATGTCCGCCTCGGACACTTCACAGTGTTCAGAATCATGCACCGGAACTACTGGCAGGGAGAGAATGATTTCATCCTCGACCAGCGCCAGCAGATCGATTTCACCGAATTCGTTAACCTCAATCGGCTCATACGCTTCCGGCAGTGCTTCAGCCTGTTCGTCTGAACGGACAGGACTAAAACAATACGTGGTGTAGACCTGATGGGTGAACGGTTTCCCGCAACGCTGGCACTCGAGCGATACCGTGACTTTCGCATCACCGGTTAAAACGGCAAGACGTTGGTTATCGATAGCGAACGACATGGAGCATTCCACATCACTGTCTACGCTGACTACAGATTCAGCGACACGCTCCGCCTGGTCGGGAGTATAGATACCCTCGTAATCAAGGCGTTTTTGAGCCGTGCGAACCGGATCAAGAGTCAGGGGTAATTTTACCTTTTGCATAGGGCGCGCATATTAACTTTGTAACGTCATATAGTCAAAGAAAAAGGCAGCCTGCGGTTGCCTTTTGCCAATAATTCGCACACATTGCGGCCTACAGTTTAAAATGCCTGTCATTGTTAAGCCATATTTGGTGAAAAAAATATGTCGCAAATTATTCTCGCTTCCACTTCTCCCTACCGCCGCGCCCTGCTCGACAAGCTCGGTTTACCGTTCGAATGCGCCGCGCCGCAGACAGACGAAACAGCGCATGCAGGCGAAGCGCCTCGCCATTTAGTGCTCAGACTGGCGCAGGAAAAGGCGCAATCACTGGCGCAAAAATACCCTCAACATTTGATTATTGGTTCCGATCAGGTGTGCGTGCTTGACGGTGAAATTACCGGGAAACCGCATATGGAAGAGAATGCCCGCCAGCAATTAATGAAGGCCAGCGGCAATATTGTGACTTTTTATACTGGTCTGGCGCTGTTTAATTCCGCAACCGGTCATTTGCAAACGGAATGTGAGCCTTTCGACGTCCATTTTCGCCGCTTAAGTGAACAGGAAATCGACGACTATGTGCGCAAAGAACGCCCGCTTAACTGTGCCGGTAGTTTCAAAAGCGAAGGGCTGGGTATTGCGCTGTTTGAACGTCTTGAAGGACGCGACCCTAATACATTGGTAGGTCTGCCGCTGATCGCGTTGTGCCAGATGCTGCGGCGTGAACATTGTAACCCATTGTTAAGCTAATGCTTTCGCGATCACAGTTTCTTTTTTAGTCAAACGCTACATTCATCACCAATATTAAAACGACGTTTTAATTTAAGGAGAGGTGATGAAGATTTTACGTACGTTGCCGCTGATGTTTGCACTGCTGACGTCCGGCAATGTGTATGCGCAAGATGAGTGGCAAACAACGGGCGTTGTTGAAGGC
This genomic interval from Kosakonia sacchari SP1 contains the following:
- the yceD gene encoding 23S rRNA accumulation protein YceD, giving the protein MQKVKLPLTLDPVRTAQKRLDYEGIYTPDQAERVAESVVSVDSDVECSMSFAIDNQRLAVLTGDAKVTVSLECQRCGKPFTHQVYTTYCFSPVRSDEQAEALPEAYEPIEVNEFGEIDLLALVEDEIILSLPVVPVHDSEHCEVSEADMVFGELPDEAQKPNPFAVLASLKRK
- a CDS encoding Maf family protein; the protein is MSQIILASTSPYRRALLDKLGLPFECAAPQTDETAHAGEAPRHLVLRLAQEKAQSLAQKYPQHLIIGSDQVCVLDGEITGKPHMEENARQQLMKASGNIVTFYTGLALFNSATGHLQTECEPFDVHFRRLSEQEIDDYVRKERPLNCAGSFKSEGLGIALFERLEGRDPNTLVGLPLIALCQMLRREHCNPLLS